A genomic window from Salvia splendens isolate huo1 chromosome 11, SspV2, whole genome shotgun sequence includes:
- the LOC121754221 gene encoding nascent polypeptide-associated complex subunit alpha, muscle-specific form-like isoform X3 yields MTDEKKPAEPPAPIDPKPPAPVDSTPPAPVDPTPPDPIDPTPPAPVDQTPPAPVYITPPAPVDQTPPVPVDSTPPAPVDSTPPAPIDPTPPSPVDQTPPAPVDITPPAPVDQTPPAPVDSTPPAPVDSTPPAPVDSTPPAPVDSTPPAPIDPTPPSPVDQTPPAPVDITPPAPVDQTPPAPVDSTAPAPVDSTAPAPVDSTAPAPVDSTPPAPVDSTPPAPVDSSPPAPVDSTPPAPIDPTPPSPVDQTPPAPVDITPPAPVDSTPPAPVDSTPPAPVDQTPPAPVDITPPAPVDQILPVPVDSTLPAPVDSTPPTPVDSTPTAPVDQTPPAPVDSTPPAPVDQTPPAPVDITSPASVDQTPPAPIDPTPPSPVDQTPTAPVDQTPPAPIDPTLPSPVDQTPPAPVDQTLPSPVDQTPPAPVDKTPPASVDKIPPPEEKVTAQEFRDALYNLPWSSIFAPYPHIEYQGGTNFTVGCEFSSTDSSSSEDDESAHLPLCETGPSTPVLSPPEGAVEESLVYARLCETGLLSPVVSPREGAVAKNIPDHISETGSSSPILSPPEGALEENLPDHKCEAAPSSRVLSPPEGAVAENISDHKCEAVPSSPVLSPPEGAVAEKLSDHISETGSSPSICSPLEVAVAENLSDHECEAAPSSLVLSPPEGAVAEKLSDHISETGSSPSICSPLEVAVAENLSDHECEAAPSSLVLSPPEGAVAEKLSDHISETGSSYPVLSPPEGAVAENLSDHISETGSSSPIVSPPEGAIAENLPDHKCETAPSSPVLSPPEGAIAENLSDHLSAVGASSPVLSPSLLDVADNLHPLWECVPPPPVLSPLEGKVAENPLDHEAIEAAFRGHPRLLMKQKIAGFDETGDSDFDPDDTVNDWEDDDRLDRPVFSPRYMNTGAGLVNLKNTCFMNSVLQCLVHTVLFFEGIIYQRNSLLCVCPNKTFCLKCSLEELFRSLTSGMTYYRPETLAQNLSHISPTFKVGQQEDAHEYLLKLWNKLMECDKYLDDKDNEHKIFVARLFRGRLVNKVMCSCGKISSKTEDAWDLQLPIENSDTLIGALQTYILTVVPDFRCENCGNEGIVQKIDLDQLPPVVTFHLKRFDRLNNKIKKHVSFPPKLDLKPFTRTKVTFSFPSILKFPYDYELYAILVHEGETPTAGHYYSFIRLNSNEWYRYEDSQVTAVDEEEVFKQMAYILFYAPGGETNFTDAVLALQSSEGFTPFEHAQGDEVGRSKKAGKGATKKAADRDESLIAKKKAADRDESLIAKKKAADEGVSVVAVKKGADKNKSSTSEGKWEVQKRRQRRIKL; encoded by the exons ATGACGGATGAAAAGAAACCCGCTGAACCGCCTGCTCCGATCGATCCAAAACCGCCTGCTCCGGTCGATTCAACTCCGCCAGCTCCGGTTGATCCAACACCGCCTGATCCGATAGATCCAACCCCTCCTGCTCCGGTCGATCAAACGCCTCCTGCTCCGGTTTATATAACCCCTCCTGCTCCGGTCGATCAAACCCCTCCTGTTCCAGTCGATTCAACACCACCTGCTCCGGTCGATTCAACCCCGCCTGCTCCGATTGATCCAACCCCGCCTTCGCCGGTCGATCAAACGCCCCCTGCTCCGGTTGATATAACCCCTCCTGCTCCGGTCGATCAAACCCCTCCTGCTCCGGTCGATTCAACACCACCTGCTCCGGTCGATTCAACACCACCTGCTCCGGTCGATTCAACCCCTCCTGCTCCGGTCGATTCAACCCCGCCTGCTCCGATTGATCCAACCCCGCCTTCGCCGGTCGATCAAACGCCCCCTGCTCCGGTTGATATAACCCCCCCTGCTCCGGTCGATCAAACCCCTCCTGCTCCGGTCGATTCAACAGCACCTGCTCCGGTCGATTCAACAGCACCTGCTCCGGTCGATTCAACAGCACCTGCTCCGGTCGATTCAACACCACCTGCTCCGGTCGATTCAACCCCTCCTGCTCCGGTCGATTCATCCCCTCCTGCTCCGGTCGATTCAACCCCGCCTGCTCCGATTGATCCAACCCCACCTTCGCCGGTCGATCAAACGCCCCCTGCTCCGGTTGATATAACCCCTCCTGCTCCGGTCGATTCAACACCACCTGCTCCGGTCGATTCAACCCCTCCTGCTCCGGTCGATCAAACCCCTCCTGCTCCGGTTGATATAACCCCTCCTGCTCCGGTCGATCAAATCCTTCCTGTTCCGGTCGATTCAACACTGCCTGCTCCGGTCGATTCAACACCTCCTACTCCGGTCGATTCAACGCCTACTGCTCCGGTCGATCAAACGCCTCCTGCTCCGGTCGATTCAACGCCTCCTGCTCCGGTCGATCAAACGCCTCCTGCTCCGGTTGATATAACCTCTCCTGCTTCGGTCGATCAAACCCCTCCTGCTCCGATTGATCCAACCCCACCTTCTCCGGTAGATCAAACGCCTACTGCTCCGGTCGATCAAACCCCTCCTGCTCCCATTGATCCAACCCTGCCTTCTCCGGTCGATCAAACGCCTCCTGCTCCGGTCGATCAAACCCTGCCTTCTCCGGTCGATCAAACCCCTCCTGCTCCGGTCGATAAAACCCCGCCTGCTTCGGTCGATAAAATCCCGCCTCCCGAGGAGAAAGTGACTGCACAGGAATTTCGCGACGCGCTCTACAACTTACCGTGGAGTTCGATTTTCGCTCCCTATCCTCATATTGAATATCAAGGAGGAACGAATTTCACAGTGGGTTGTGAGTTTTCGTCCACTGATAGCAGTAGTAGTGAAGATGATGAGAGTGCTCATCTCCCA TTATGTGAGACCGGGCCTTCAACTCCGGTTCTTTCACCTCCggaaggggctgtagaagaaaGTCTTGTTTACGCA CGGTTATGTGAGACCGGGCTTTTATCTCCGGTTGTTTCACCTCGGGAAGGGGCCGTAGCAAAAAATATACCCGATCAT ATATCTGAGACCGGTTCTTCATCTCCGATTCTTTCACCTCCGGAAGGGGCCTTAGAAGAAAATCTACCTGATCAT AAATGTGAGGCCGCGCCTTCATCTCGGGTTCTTTCACCTCCGGAAGGGGCCGTAGCAGAAAATATATCCGATCAT AAATGTGAGGCCGTGCCTTCATCTCCGGTTCTTTCACCTCCAGAAGGGGCCGTAGCAGAAAAGCTATCCGATCAT ATATCGGAGACCGGGTCTTCACCTTCGATTTGTTCACCTCTGGAAGTGGCCGTGGCAGAAAATCTATCCGATCAT GAATGTGAGGCCGCGCCTTCATCTCTGGTTCTTTCACCTCCGGAAGGGGCCGTAGCAGAAAAGCTGTCCGATCAT ATATCGGAGACCGGGTCTTCACCTTCGATTTGTTCACCTCTGGAAGTGGCCGTGGCAGAAAATCTATCCGATCAT GAATGTGAGGCCGCGCCTTCATCTCTGGTTCTTTCACCTCCGGAAGGGGCCGTAGCAGAAAAGCTGTCCGATCAT ATATCGGAGACCGGGTCTTCATATCCTGTTCTTTCACCTCCGGAAGGGGCCGTAGCAGAAAATCTATCCGATCAT ATATCTGAGACCGGGTCTTCATCTCCGATTGTTTCACCTCCGGAAGGGGCCATAGCAGAAAATCTACCTGATCAT AAATGTGAGACTGCGCCTTCATCTCCAGTTCTTTCACCTCCAGAAGGGGCCATAGCAGAAAATCTATCCGATCAT TTATCTGCGGTTGGGGCTTCATCTCCGGTTCTTTCACCTTCGCTATTGGACGTAGCAGATAATCTACAT CCGTTATGGGAGTGCGTGCCTCCACCTCCAGTTCTTTCACCTCTGGAAGGGAAGGTAGCAGAAAATCCACTTGATCAT GAAGCTATTGAAGCTGCATTCAGAGGTCATCCTCGCCTGCTTATGAAGCAGAAAATCGCTGGTTTCGATGAAACA GGTGATTCGGATTTTGATCCAGACGATACAGTA AATGATTGGGAAGATGATGATAGATTGGATCGACCTGTGTTCTCTCCGCGTTACATGAATACA GGAGCTGGACTGGTGAATTTAAAGAATACATGCTTCATGAATTCGGTTTTGCAATGCTTGGTGCATACTGTACTATTTTTTGAGGGCATTATTTACCAAAGAAACTCATTGCTGTGCGTTT GTCCCAATAAAACGTTCTGTCTGAAGTGCAGCCTCGAAGAGCTATTTCGATCACTTACTTCGGGAATGACATATTATAGGCCAGAGACACTAGCTCAGAATTTAAGCC ACATTTCACCTACCTTCAAAGTGGGTCAACAGGAGGATGCTCATGAATACCTTTTGAAGTTATGGAATAAACTAATGGAGTGTGACAAGTATCTTGACGATAAGGATAATGAACATAAAATCTTTGTCGCACGACTGTTTCGTGGCCGTCTTGTCAACAAG GTCATGTGTTCATGTGGTAAGATTTCTAGTAAGACAGAGGATGCATGGGATCTGCAATTACCTATTGAGAATTCGGACACTCTCATCGGTGCTCTGCAAACTTATATACTAACAGTAGTGCCTGACTTTCGCTGTGAAAATTGTGGGAATGAAGGTATAGTACAGAAAATTGATCTGGATCAGCTTCCACCTGTTGTCACGTTTCACCTGAAGAGGTTTGACAGATTGAACAACAAAATCAAAAAGCATGTGTCGTTTCCACCTAAGTTGGACTTGAAACCTTTCACTCGTACTAAAGTGACTTTTTCCTTCCCTAGTATACTGAAA TTTCCTTATGACTACGAGCTCTATGCTATTTTAGTGCATGAAGGGGAGACACCGACCGCAGGTCATTACTACAGCTTTATTCGCTTAAACTCCAATGAGTGGTACAGATATGAGGATTCACAA GTTACAGCTGTAGATGAAGAAGAAGTTTTCAAGCAGATGGCTTATATTCTTTTCTATGCTCCGGGCGGCGAGACTAACTTTACAGATGCCGTTCTAGCTCTGCAATCATCGGAAGGATTTACTCCTTTTGAGCATGCACAGGGTGATGAAGTAGGCAGATCAAAGAAAGCTGGTAAAGGTGCAACAAAAAAAGCTGCTGATAGAGATGAAAGTTTGATTGCTAAGAAAAAAGCTGCTGATAGAGATGAAAGTTTGATTGCTAAGAAAAAAGCTGCTGATGAAGGTGTAAGTGTGGTTGCTGTGAAAAAAGGTgctgataaaaataaaagttcgaCTTCTGAGGGAAAATGGGAGGTTCAGAAACGAAGGCAACGAAGGATAAAACTATGA
- the LOC121754221 gene encoding mucin-5AC-like isoform X1, with protein MTDEKKPAEPPAPIDPKPPAPVDSTPPAPVDPTPPDPIDPTPPAPVDQTPPAPVYITPPAPVDQTPPVPVDSTPPAPVDSTPPAPIDPTPPSPVDQTPPAPVDITPPAPVDQTPPAPVDSTPPAPVDSTPPAPVDSTPPAPVDSTPPAPIDPTPPSPVDQTPPAPVDITPPAPVDQTPPAPVDSTAPAPVDSTAPAPVDSTAPAPVDSTPPAPVDSTPPAPVDSSPPAPVDSTPPAPIDPTPPSPVDQTPPAPVDITPPAPVDSTPPAPVDSTPPAPVDQTPPAPVDITPPAPVDQILPVPVDSTLPAPVDSTPPTPVDSTPTAPVDQTPPAPVDSTPPAPVDQTPPAPVDITSPASVDQTPPAPIDPTPPSPVDQTPTAPVDQTPPAPIDPTLPSPVDQTPPAPVDQTLPSPVDQTPPAPVDKTPPASVDKIPPPEEKVTAQEFRDALYNLPWSSIFAPYPHIEYQGGTNFTVGCEFSSTDSSSSEDDESAHLPLCETGPSTPVLSPPEGAVEESLVYARLCETGLLSPVVSPREGAVAKNIPDHISETGSSSPILSPPEGALEENLPDHKCEAAPSSRVLSPPEGAVAENISDHKCEAVPSSPVLSPPEGAVAEKLSDHKCEAAPSSPVLSPPEGAVAEKLSDHISETGSSPSICSPLEVAVAENLSDHECEAAPSSLVLSPPEGAVAEKLSDHISETGSSPSICSPLEVAVAENLSDHECEAAPSSLVLSPPEGAVAEKLSDHISETGSSYPVLSPPEGAVAENLSDHISETGSSSPIVSPPEGAIAENLPDHKCETAPSSPVLSPPEGAIAENLSDHLSAVGASSPVLSPSLLDVADNLHPLWECVPPPPVLSPLEGKVAENPLDHEAIEAAFRGHPRLLMKQKIAGFDETGDSDFDPDDTVNDWEDDDRLDRPVFSPRYMNTGAGLVNLKNTCFMNSVLQCLVHTVLFFEGIIYQRNSLLCVCPNKTFCLKCSLEELFRSLTSGMTYYRPETLAQNLSHISPTFKVGQQEDAHEYLLKLWNKLMECDKYLDDKDNEHKIFVARLFRGRLVNKVMCSCGKISSKTEDAWDLQLPIENSDTLIGALQTYILTVVPDFRCENCGNEGIVQKIDLDQLPPVVTFHLKRFDRLNNKIKKHVSFPPKLDLKPFTRTKVTFSFPSILKFPYDYELYAILVHEGETPTAGHYYSFIRLNSNEWYRYEDSQVTAVDEEEVFKQMAYILFYAPGGETNFTDAVLALQSSEGFTPFEHAQGDEVGRSKKAGKGATKKAADRDESLIAKKKAADRDESLIAKKKAADEGVSVVAVKKGADKNKSSTSEGKWEVQKRRQRRIKL; from the exons ATGACGGATGAAAAGAAACCCGCTGAACCGCCTGCTCCGATCGATCCAAAACCGCCTGCTCCGGTCGATTCAACTCCGCCAGCTCCGGTTGATCCAACACCGCCTGATCCGATAGATCCAACCCCTCCTGCTCCGGTCGATCAAACGCCTCCTGCTCCGGTTTATATAACCCCTCCTGCTCCGGTCGATCAAACCCCTCCTGTTCCAGTCGATTCAACACCACCTGCTCCGGTCGATTCAACCCCGCCTGCTCCGATTGATCCAACCCCGCCTTCGCCGGTCGATCAAACGCCCCCTGCTCCGGTTGATATAACCCCTCCTGCTCCGGTCGATCAAACCCCTCCTGCTCCGGTCGATTCAACACCACCTGCTCCGGTCGATTCAACACCACCTGCTCCGGTCGATTCAACCCCTCCTGCTCCGGTCGATTCAACCCCGCCTGCTCCGATTGATCCAACCCCGCCTTCGCCGGTCGATCAAACGCCCCCTGCTCCGGTTGATATAACCCCCCCTGCTCCGGTCGATCAAACCCCTCCTGCTCCGGTCGATTCAACAGCACCTGCTCCGGTCGATTCAACAGCACCTGCTCCGGTCGATTCAACAGCACCTGCTCCGGTCGATTCAACACCACCTGCTCCGGTCGATTCAACCCCTCCTGCTCCGGTCGATTCATCCCCTCCTGCTCCGGTCGATTCAACCCCGCCTGCTCCGATTGATCCAACCCCACCTTCGCCGGTCGATCAAACGCCCCCTGCTCCGGTTGATATAACCCCTCCTGCTCCGGTCGATTCAACACCACCTGCTCCGGTCGATTCAACCCCTCCTGCTCCGGTCGATCAAACCCCTCCTGCTCCGGTTGATATAACCCCTCCTGCTCCGGTCGATCAAATCCTTCCTGTTCCGGTCGATTCAACACTGCCTGCTCCGGTCGATTCAACACCTCCTACTCCGGTCGATTCAACGCCTACTGCTCCGGTCGATCAAACGCCTCCTGCTCCGGTCGATTCAACGCCTCCTGCTCCGGTCGATCAAACGCCTCCTGCTCCGGTTGATATAACCTCTCCTGCTTCGGTCGATCAAACCCCTCCTGCTCCGATTGATCCAACCCCACCTTCTCCGGTAGATCAAACGCCTACTGCTCCGGTCGATCAAACCCCTCCTGCTCCCATTGATCCAACCCTGCCTTCTCCGGTCGATCAAACGCCTCCTGCTCCGGTCGATCAAACCCTGCCTTCTCCGGTCGATCAAACCCCTCCTGCTCCGGTCGATAAAACCCCGCCTGCTTCGGTCGATAAAATCCCGCCTCCCGAGGAGAAAGTGACTGCACAGGAATTTCGCGACGCGCTCTACAACTTACCGTGGAGTTCGATTTTCGCTCCCTATCCTCATATTGAATATCAAGGAGGAACGAATTTCACAGTGGGTTGTGAGTTTTCGTCCACTGATAGCAGTAGTAGTGAAGATGATGAGAGTGCTCATCTCCCA TTATGTGAGACCGGGCCTTCAACTCCGGTTCTTTCACCTCCggaaggggctgtagaagaaaGTCTTGTTTACGCA CGGTTATGTGAGACCGGGCTTTTATCTCCGGTTGTTTCACCTCGGGAAGGGGCCGTAGCAAAAAATATACCCGATCAT ATATCTGAGACCGGTTCTTCATCTCCGATTCTTTCACCTCCGGAAGGGGCCTTAGAAGAAAATCTACCTGATCAT AAATGTGAGGCCGCGCCTTCATCTCGGGTTCTTTCACCTCCGGAAGGGGCCGTAGCAGAAAATATATCCGATCAT AAATGTGAGGCCGTGCCTTCATCTCCGGTTCTTTCACCTCCAGAAGGGGCCGTAGCAGAAAAGCTATCCGATCAT AAATGTGAGGCTGCGCCTTCATCTCCGGTTCTTTCACCTCCGGAAGGGGCCGTAGCAGAAAAGCTATCCGATCAT ATATCGGAGACCGGGTCTTCACCTTCGATTTGTTCACCTCTGGAAGTGGCCGTGGCAGAAAATCTATCCGATCAT GAATGTGAGGCCGCGCCTTCATCTCTGGTTCTTTCACCTCCGGAAGGGGCCGTAGCAGAAAAGCTGTCCGATCAT ATATCGGAGACCGGGTCTTCACCTTCGATTTGTTCACCTCTGGAAGTGGCCGTGGCAGAAAATCTATCCGATCAT GAATGTGAGGCCGCGCCTTCATCTCTGGTTCTTTCACCTCCGGAAGGGGCCGTAGCAGAAAAGCTGTCCGATCAT ATATCGGAGACCGGGTCTTCATATCCTGTTCTTTCACCTCCGGAAGGGGCCGTAGCAGAAAATCTATCCGATCAT ATATCTGAGACCGGGTCTTCATCTCCGATTGTTTCACCTCCGGAAGGGGCCATAGCAGAAAATCTACCTGATCAT AAATGTGAGACTGCGCCTTCATCTCCAGTTCTTTCACCTCCAGAAGGGGCCATAGCAGAAAATCTATCCGATCAT TTATCTGCGGTTGGGGCTTCATCTCCGGTTCTTTCACCTTCGCTATTGGACGTAGCAGATAATCTACAT CCGTTATGGGAGTGCGTGCCTCCACCTCCAGTTCTTTCACCTCTGGAAGGGAAGGTAGCAGAAAATCCACTTGATCAT GAAGCTATTGAAGCTGCATTCAGAGGTCATCCTCGCCTGCTTATGAAGCAGAAAATCGCTGGTTTCGATGAAACA GGTGATTCGGATTTTGATCCAGACGATACAGTA AATGATTGGGAAGATGATGATAGATTGGATCGACCTGTGTTCTCTCCGCGTTACATGAATACA GGAGCTGGACTGGTGAATTTAAAGAATACATGCTTCATGAATTCGGTTTTGCAATGCTTGGTGCATACTGTACTATTTTTTGAGGGCATTATTTACCAAAGAAACTCATTGCTGTGCGTTT GTCCCAATAAAACGTTCTGTCTGAAGTGCAGCCTCGAAGAGCTATTTCGATCACTTACTTCGGGAATGACATATTATAGGCCAGAGACACTAGCTCAGAATTTAAGCC ACATTTCACCTACCTTCAAAGTGGGTCAACAGGAGGATGCTCATGAATACCTTTTGAAGTTATGGAATAAACTAATGGAGTGTGACAAGTATCTTGACGATAAGGATAATGAACATAAAATCTTTGTCGCACGACTGTTTCGTGGCCGTCTTGTCAACAAG GTCATGTGTTCATGTGGTAAGATTTCTAGTAAGACAGAGGATGCATGGGATCTGCAATTACCTATTGAGAATTCGGACACTCTCATCGGTGCTCTGCAAACTTATATACTAACAGTAGTGCCTGACTTTCGCTGTGAAAATTGTGGGAATGAAGGTATAGTACAGAAAATTGATCTGGATCAGCTTCCACCTGTTGTCACGTTTCACCTGAAGAGGTTTGACAGATTGAACAACAAAATCAAAAAGCATGTGTCGTTTCCACCTAAGTTGGACTTGAAACCTTTCACTCGTACTAAAGTGACTTTTTCCTTCCCTAGTATACTGAAA TTTCCTTATGACTACGAGCTCTATGCTATTTTAGTGCATGAAGGGGAGACACCGACCGCAGGTCATTACTACAGCTTTATTCGCTTAAACTCCAATGAGTGGTACAGATATGAGGATTCACAA GTTACAGCTGTAGATGAAGAAGAAGTTTTCAAGCAGATGGCTTATATTCTTTTCTATGCTCCGGGCGGCGAGACTAACTTTACAGATGCCGTTCTAGCTCTGCAATCATCGGAAGGATTTACTCCTTTTGAGCATGCACAGGGTGATGAAGTAGGCAGATCAAAGAAAGCTGGTAAAGGTGCAACAAAAAAAGCTGCTGATAGAGATGAAAGTTTGATTGCTAAGAAAAAAGCTGCTGATAGAGATGAAAGTTTGATTGCTAAGAAAAAAGCTGCTGATGAAGGTGTAAGTGTGGTTGCTGTGAAAAAAGGTgctgataaaaataaaagttcgaCTTCTGAGGGAAAATGGGAGGTTCAGAAACGAAGGCAACGAAGGATAAAACTATGA